Proteins encoded together in one Cucurbita pepo subsp. pepo cultivar mu-cu-16 unplaced genomic scaffold, ASM280686v2 Cp4.1_scaffold003063, whole genome shotgun sequence window:
- the LOC111786852 gene encoding pre-mRNA-splicing factor cwf26-like, which yields MLRERLRWGDPMAHLVKKKQSEMALPDLGDSEKMKESGFIIPQDIPPHSWLKRGLDAAPNRYGIRPGRHWDGVDRSNGFEKQMFKRMNKKRATEREAYLWSVSDM from the exons ATGTTGAGGGAGAGACTGAGATGGGGCGATCCCATGGCACATTTGGTGAAG AAAAAGCAATCTGAGATGGCTCTTCCTGATCTAGGAGACAGTGAGAAGATGAAGGAATCAGGGTTCATTATTCCGCAGGATATTCCACCTCACAGCTGGCTAAAGAGGGGATTGGATGCTGCACCTAATCGATATGGTATAAGACCAGGAAGACATTGGGATGGAGTCGATCGTAGCAACG GATTCGAGAAGCAAATGTTCAAGAGGATGAACAAGAAACGAGCTACTGAAAGGGAAGCATATCTTTGGTCTGTGTCTGATATGTAA